One Neisseria sicca genomic region harbors:
- a CDS encoding class I SAM-dependent methyltransferase — protein MTPIYLDDTATEHARRLAQQFQLPILSDLPDSGEYLLADAEGVSLCRAGEKGRVRVDFGGGAAQYRRTKGGGELIAKAVNHTTKPTVWDGTGGLGRDSFVLASLGLNVHTFEQHPAVACLLADGLERALQEPEIQDIARRMTFHYGNAVELMRELAAQSRPDIVYLDPMYPERQKSAAVKKEMAYFHSVVGAAQEEAELLAAARAVAKKRVVVKRPRLGEFLNGEKPAYQYTGKSTRFDVYLPDYPVKDGE, from the coding sequence ATGACGCCCATTTATCTCGACGACACCGCCACCGAACACGCCCGCCGTTTGGCGCAGCAATTCCAGCTTCCGATTTTGTCCGACCTGCCCGACAGCGGCGAATACCTGCTTGCCGATGCGGAAGGCGTCAGCTTGTGCCGCGCGGGGGAGAAGGGGCGCGTCCGCGTTGATTTCGGCGGCGGTGCAGCCCAATACCGGCGCACCAAAGGCGGCGGCGAGCTGATTGCCAAGGCGGTCAACCACACAACCAAACCGACCGTCTGGGACGGCACCGGCGGACTCGGGCGCGACAGTTTCGTCCTCGCCTCGCTTGGTTTGAACGTCCACACTTTCGAGCAGCATCCCGCCGTCGCCTGCCTGCTCGCCGACGGCCTCGAACGCGCGCTGCAAGAGCCTGAAATTCAAGACATCGCCCGCCGCATGACTTTCCATTATGGCAACGCCGTCGAATTGATGCGGGAACTCGCCGCCCAATCGCGCCCCGACATCGTGTACCTCGACCCCATGTACCCCGAACGCCAAAAATCCGCCGCCGTCAAAAAAGAAATGGCGTATTTCCACAGCGTCGTCGGTGCCGCCCAAGAAGAAGCCGAGCTGCTTGCCGCCGCCCGCGCTGTCGCCAAAAAGCGCGTCGTCGTCAAACGCCCGCGCCTCGGCGAGTTTCTCAACGGCGAAAAACCCGCCTACCAATACACGGGCAAAAGCACCCGCTTCGACGTGTACTTGCCTGATTATCCAGTTAAAGACGGGGAATAA